From the Camelus dromedarius isolate mCamDro1 chromosome 36, mCamDro1.pat, whole genome shotgun sequence genome, one window contains:
- the RP1L1 gene encoding retinitis pigmentosa 1-like 1 protein, giving the protein MHSTQRDAQAPSHPACLLPSVARIPSVTQVTPAKKITFLKRGDPRFAGVRLAVHQRVFRSFGALMDELSQRMPLSFGVRSVTTPRGLHGLSALEQLQDGGCYLCSDKKPPKTPIGPGRPPGRSPPAQPSRDFEGRCEAPGTSSSCKSLKTPRRITLVKNGDPRLQQTVVLSHRNTRNLSAFLSKASDLLHFPVKQVYTTCGKKVDSLKGLLCNPPVLVCAGHEPFRPLTMEDVRRNGTETLSGQTSRNKYGSWGPKAKQSIIHSRSRPGSRPRRSSLLSERSGLSDPSVSLPGTCMGPAPDRHPGDMPVQLGPLVAGDDIEKNIRMNQDGSLSVEMKVRFHLLGEDPLLWSRRVRRASTLTAASGEGAVLGEADPPHCVWKGHPGDPTELGGQGLEPCKAGGMGAFDRGRWQPGSPYEIWMNPLYGSQGDQTASRRRPGPTQGSHSRVPRSQGVATRKRRSKDSISPASSDRAPEGSEPNSSCCSRSLEDGRGSCDLHLASRAGEGPGRGAALGSRDHHSCLKPGTQGPTGPLPDSSASAGSHEESSERGELHPGCPSKVSRVMTCRGTTQQGGRSPPTMSPSSLRNKDPQAEVSGQGSRHAPARSGSGMRLPLALGRAGPGDNAGGRSPLSACASAPGGSRKQEGRASRLSSPGTSASRGAQGGRPRPRHSSRDPHSLLGSLVSRSVPGTPSRGGARPDGPAPGLSESPGSTRKWPSWDPGPPFSASLHSQDTRGLSSAPITPVSNSDCASNFYPPNSPSAETGPEFRACSPAPTPSNTSGSLSSQADGLGGKAGGDGPKASWPLVLPVGWPEGGRWQGSHRGSCCSQMSVSPARGSPGGKTWPLPTSQPWGSQGPSSEACLVCSRYCPMPPSARPVGKKHTSCSHSHSVGDHGADGRLGRGKAREGKQGAWRPRPPDSQTGAAGRPVRAVRRGSPHSDPRLGRMFQGRFAGGGEGLGEQEEGGGLVLGALPRASPEAVVREWLSNIPEEPGPVKYEIVDESMDGAAHGLEGPAEDPGDERSPDGLEGPIQARGSSLEGAASEKAEPDGALPVPGGTDPKSGDSLPCSRVSEAPMEVGTDKGAVADCGMGQSVLPSRVSASIQIMKALMGSKQGRPSSLPEVSSSKGKRLSRSAQALITCLARLRFFDDHLGSPAGKGRFMDSPRYQELLSTFQALWPGCGLGHQELDSGLRELGWGQALPGPGSHAAAEDFTPTSSSGVDVASGSGGSGDGSGPCVVGCTLAPERMELPLNIPCQRPDSRTSGNPEDLGTHQPSDSDACATSKDAAERNSEEQLLGSDLDQGAENMMQEEKVELEEMKEEKESAELQEEGVKGFPEEEGVTGQELSGMGSQDGMGAREDRSLQEEEAGGPPSATLSPPGRKENPTEGPRSLREGDFDAIAAQSGSKAELTLEKLPKATETGCGQTQAALPQGAGETGPPTPRRGSLGPDPLWVSRLLKKMEKAFMAHLASATAELCARWDLPSNDLLDQMVAELQQDVGQRLQDSVEKELRKIQSRVGATVPGPPREDLRWEVSPQAEQRRRRLRGLRDLSAFSEQMWGWGPPSFSLEDAPALSAALGARLEEEAGRDEFCPCEACVRKKVVPASPRDKVGVASTPIREAFDLQQILQKKGGCAHLETKEAAPAKREMVPLQRDPSGTGAVQGADGGLELGSGQGPGVAERGEAEGSRTLGRDEDPRGAGEEAAAQKRERQTDPCGGSDPEGPEMEEQGVGGKEENSGVGSGADDTLEGDASGGGDRSLGGQNAGADPAEAQEAEGEPQPKSGEGHGDEEEEGPQAGPADSQWGEASGNGSPDWEGRPTPSPAPGADTPHQRSGPTAGLSSFSASSLGKCSQLSQKGSDDEPSDRHTRTAADESKGISGPERKVTGMCPESSASEQEGDPSRTPEQREEEGPTSEQGEEEGPVLEQGEEEGPTLEQGEEEGLTPEQGEEEGLTPEQGEEEGLTSEHGEEKGLTPEQGEEEGLTSEQGEEEGLTPEQGEEEGLTPEQGEEEGLTSEQGEEEGLTSEHGEEKGLTPEQGEEEGLTSEQGEEEGLTPEQGEEEELTPEQGEEEGLTPEHGEEEEGPPPEQGEEKDSTPGQKAEESSDLEDEKVVKSLTSTEMRFKKLPTDRTDGFGQDDLDF; this is encoded by the exons ATGCACAGCACCCAGAGGGAtgcccaggcccccagccacCCTGCGTGCCTCCTGCCTTCTGTGGCCCGGATCCCCTCGGTCACGCAGGTCACGCCAGCCAAGAAGATAACCTTCCTCAAGCGAGGGGACCCCCGGTTTGCCGGGGTTCGCCTGGCTGTTCACCAGCGGGTCTTCAGGAGCTTTGGCGCCCTGATGGATGAGCTCTCCCAGCGCATGCCTCTCTCCTTCGGGGTGCGCTCCGTCACCACGCCCCGCGGCCTGCACGGCCTCAGCGCCCTGGAGCAGCTGCAGGATGGTGGCTGCTACCTTTGCTCCGATAAGAAGCCCCCCAAGACCCCCATTGGGCCAGGGCGGCCCCCGGGGAGAAGCCCTCCCGCTCAGCCGTCACGAGATTTCGAAGGACGCTGTGAGGCACCGGGAACATCCTCTTCCTGCAAAAGTCTCAAAACCCCCAGGAGGATAACGCTGGTCAAGAACGGGGACCCTAGGCTCCAGCAGACCGTGGTGCTCAGTCACAGAAACACCAGGAACTTGTCGGCCTTTCTCAGCAAAGCCTCGGATCTTCTGCACTTTCCCGTGAAGCAGGTGTACACGACCTGTGGGAAGAAG GTAGACTCTCTGAAGGGTCTGCTGTGCAACCCGCCGGTGCTGGTGTGCGCCGGCCATGAGCCCTTCAGACCTCTGACAATGGAAGATGTCAGAAGGAATGGAACTGAAACTTTATCTGGGCAGACTTCAAGGAATAAGTATG GGAGCTGGGGGCCAAAGGCCAAGCAGAGCATCATCCACTCACGGTCCAGGCCGGGCAGCAGGCCGCGGCGGTCTTCCTTGCTGTCGGAGAGGTCTGGGCTCAGCGACCCCTCCGTGTCCCTACCTGGCACCTGCATGGGCCCTGCTCCTGACAGGCACCCTGGGGACATGCCTGTCCAGCTCGGCCCATTGGTGGCTGGTGATGACATTGAGAAGAACATCCGCATGAACCAGGATGGCAGCCTGTCTGTGGAGATGAAAGTCCGCTTCCACCTGCTGGGGGAGGACCCGCTCCTGTGGTCCAGGAGGGTCAGGAGGGCGAGCACTCTCACGGCAGCCAGTGGGGAGGGTGCCGTCCTGGGGGAGGCAGATCCCCCCCACTGTGTGTGGAAGGGCCACCCTGGGGACCCCACAGAGCTTGGGGGCCAGGGACTGGAGCCCTGCAAAGCAGGAGGCATGGGAGCCTTTGACCGTGGCCGGTGGCAGCCAGGGTCCCCATACGAGATCTGGATGAACCCCCTGTACGGCTCCCAGGGAGATCAGACAGCCTCTCGGAGGAGGCCCGGGCCGACCCAGGGCTCCCACTCCAGGGTCCCCCGGAGCCAAGGGGTTGCCACCAGGAAAAGAAGGAGCAAGGACAGCATCAGCCCTGCCTCCAGTGACAGAGCCCCCGAAGGCTCAGAGCCAAACTCTTCCTGCTGCTCCAGGTCCCTAGAGGATGGCAGGGGCAGCTGTGACCTACATCTGGCCTCCAGGGCTGGTGAGGGCCCAGGCAGAGGAGCAGCACTGGGCAGCAGGGACCATCACAGCTGCCTGAAACCTGGGACCCAAGGCCCCACAGGCCCTCTTCCTGACTCCTCGGCGAGTGCCGGGTCCCACGAGGAGTCCAGTGAAAGGGGTGAGCTGCACCCGGGCTGCCCCAGCAAGGTGAGCAGGGTCATGACTTGCAGGGGGACCACCCAGCAGGGAGGCCGCAGTCCCCCCACCATGAGCCCCTCATCTCTGAGGAACAAGGACCCACAGGCTGAGGTGAGTGGACAGGGCAGCAGGCACGCCCCGGCCAGGAGTGGGTCTGGGATGAGGCTGCCCTTGGCTTTGGGCCGGGCTGGCCCTGGGGACAATGCAGGAGGCCGTTCCCCACTTTCCGCCTGCGCCTCAGCCCCGGGCGGGAGCAGAAAGCAGGAGGGCAGAGCCAGCCGTCTGTCCTCACCCGGCACTTCCGCCAGCCGAGGGGCCCAGGGGGGCCGCCCCAGGCCGCGCCACAGCTCAAGGGACCCCCACAGCCTACTCGGCTCGCTTGTGTCCAGGTCAGTGCCGGGGACACCCAGCAGAGGCGGGGCCCGCCCAGATGGCCCAGCGCCCGGCCTCTCTGAAAGCCCGGGTAGCACCAGGAAGTGGCCTTCCTGGGACCCAGGGCCGCCCTTCTCGGCCTCTCTCCATTCCCAGGACACGCGAGGGCTCAGCAGCGCCCCCATCACCCCTGTGAGCAATTCCGACTGTGCTTCCAACTTCTACCCACCGAACTCGCCCTCCGCTGAGACCGGCCCTGAGTTCAGGGCGTGTTCACCAGCTCCCACACCTTCCAACACATCCGGCTCTCTCAGCTCCCAAGCTGATGGCCTGGGCGGAAAGGCAGGGGGTGATGGTCCCAAGGCTTCCTGGCCCTTGGTCCTGCCAGTCGGGTGgcctgagggagggaggtggcagggatCCCACCGAGGCAGCTGCTGCTCACAGATGAGTGTATCCCCAGCCCGCGGGTCCCCCGGTGGGAAGACATGGCCGCTGCCGACCTCCCAGCCTTGGGGCAGCCAGGGGCCCTCCTCTGAGGCCTGCTTGGTGTGCAGCAGGTACTGCCCCATGCCCCCCAGCGCACGGCCCGTGGGCAAGAAACACACTTCATGCAGCCACAGCCACAGTGTTGGAGACCATGGTGCTgatgggaggctgggaaggggcaAGGCCAGGGAGGGAAAGCAGGGCGCGTGGCGCCCTCGGCCCCCCGACTCTCAGACAGGGGCTGCGGGGAGACCAGTCAGAGCTGTGAGAAGGGGCAGCCCCCACAGTGATCCCAGGCTTGGGAGAATGTTCCAAGGAAGGTTTGCGGGTGGAGGGGAAGGCCTCGGAGAGCAAGAGGAAGGTGGCGGCTTGGTGCTGGGCGCCCTGCCCCGGGCCTCCCCAGAAGCCGTGGTCCGTGAGTGGCTGAGCAACATCCCGGAGGAGCCGGGGCCCGTGAAATATGAAATAGTGGATGAGAGCATGGATGGGGCTGCGCATGGCCTGGAAGGCCCTGCGGAGGACCCTGGTGACGAACGTTCCCCTGATGGCCTGGAAGGGCCAATTCAGGCCAGAGGCTCGTCCCTGGAAGGAGCCGCCAGTGAGAAAGCAGAACCAGATGGAGCCCTACCGGTGCCTGGTGGTACTGATCCCAAGTCAGGAGACAGCCTTCCTTGCAGCAGAGTTTCAGAAGCCCCCATGGAGGTGGGGACAGACAAAGGAGCGGTTGCAGACTGCGGGATGGGCCAGAGCGTGCTTCCCAGTAGGGTCTCTGCCTCTATACAGATCATGAAGGCGCTGATGGGCTCCAAGCAGGGCCGGCCCAGCAGCCTCCCTGAAGTGTCTAGCTCCAAGGGCAAGAGGCTCAGCCGCTCAGCCCAGGCCCTCATCACCTGCCTCGCCAGGCTCCGCTTCTTTGACGACCACCTTGGGTCTCCCGCTGGCAAAGGGAGGTTCATGGACTCTCCTAGGTACCAGGAGCTCCTGAGCACCTTCCAGGCCCTGTGGCCGGGCTGTGGCCTCGGGCACCAGGAGCTGGACTCAGGTCTCCGCGAGCTCGGCTGGGGCCAGGCTCTGCCAGGCCCAGGCTCACATGCTGCAGCTGAGGACTTCACACCAACGTCCTCCTCTGGGGTGGACGTCGCCAGTGGCTCCGGAGGCTCAGGGGATGGCAGCGGACCCTGCGTGGTGGGCTGCACCCTGGCCCCTGAGAGGATGGAGCTGCCCTTGAACATCCCCTGCCAGAGACCTGATTCCAGAACCTCAGGGAACCCAGAGGATCTGGGGACCCATCAGCCGAGTGATTCTGATGCTTGTGCTACCAGCAAGGATGCGGCAGAAAGAAACAGCGAGGAGCAGCTGCTGGGCAGTGACCTAGACCAGGGGGCTGAAAACATGATGCAGGAAGAGAAGGTAGAAttagaggaaatgaaagaagagaaagaaagtgcAGAGCTGCAAGAAGAGGGTGTCAAAGGGTTTCCAGAAGAGGAAGGTGTCACAGGACAGGAATTGTCAGGGATGGGCTCTCAGGATGGGATGGGAGCCCGGGAAGATCGGAGcctgcaggaagaggaggcaggaggccctCCCTCGGCCACACTAAGCCctccagggaggaaagagaacccGACAGAGGGCCCCAGGAGCCTCAGAGAGGGAGACTTCGATGCCATTGCGGCTCAAAGTGGCTCCAAAGCTGAGCTCACTTTAGAGAAGTTGCCCAAAGCGACTGAGACAGGCTGTGGGCAAACCCAGGCCGCGCTcccccagggagctggggagacagGCCCTCCTACACCTCGCAGAGGGTCTCTGGGGCCTGACCCGCTCTGGGTGTCCAGGTTGCTGAAGAAGATGGAGAAGGCCTTCATGGCCCACCTCGCCAGTGCCACGGCCGAGCTCTGCGCCCGCTGGGACCTGCCGAGCAACGACCTGCTGGACCAGATGGTGGCTGAGCTGCAGCAGGACGTGGGCCAGCGGCTGCAGGACAGCGTGGAGAAGGAGCTCCGCAAGATCCAGAGCCGGGTGGGGGCCACGGTGCCTGGGCCGCCCAGGGAGGACCTCCGGTGGGAGGTGTCCCCGCAGGCAGAGCAGCGCAGACGCCGCCTCCGGGGTCTGCGGGACCTCTCGGCCTTCTCTGAGCagatgtggggctgggggccgCCCTCCTTCTCCCTGGAGGACGCGCCAGCCCTCAGCGCAGCCCTGGGGGCccggctggaggaggaggcggggagggacGAGTTCTGTCCCTGCGAGGCCTGCGTGAGGAAGAAAGTGGTTCCAGCCTCCCCGAGAGACAAGGTGGGGGTGGCCAGCACGCCCATCAGAGAGGCCTTTGACCTGCAGCAGATTCTGCAGAAGAAAGGAGGGTGTGCGCACTTGGAGACCAAAGAGGCTGCTCCTGCAAAGAGGGAGATGGTGCCCCTTCAGAGGGACCCCTCTGGGACAGGTGCTGTCCAGGGAGCCGACGGAGGCCTGGAGCTGGGCTcaggccagggccctggggtggcGGAGAGGGGCGAGGCTGAGGGCAGTCGGACCCTGGGCAGAGATGAAGACCcccggggggcgggggaggaggcagCTGCTCAGAAGAGAGAGAGGCAAACAGATCCCTGTGGAGGCAGCGACCCGGAGGGGCCGGAGATGGAGGAGCAGGGCgtgggtgggaaggaagaaaactcGGGGGTGGGCTCTGGGGCTGACGACACTCTGGAGGGCGACGCCTCGGGAGGAGGTGACCGAAGTCTGGGAGGACAGAATGCTGGCGCCGACCCCGCAGAGGCCCAGGAAGCTGAAGGGGAGCCACAGCCCAAGTCAGGAGAGGGACACggggatgaggaagaagagggcCCTCAGGCTGGCCCGGCAGACAGCCAGTGGGGTGAGGCTTCTGGAAACGGCAGCCCAGACTGGGAGGGGAGGCCCACACCATCCCCGGCCCCCGGTGCAGACACCCCCCACCAAAGGTCAGGCCCGACAGCAGGCCTCTCCTCCTTCAGCGCGTCGTCTCTGGGGAAGTGCTCTCAGCTCTCCCAGAAAGGCTCTGACGATGAGCCTTCAGACAGACACACAAGAACTGCTGCAGACGAGTCCAAGGGCATCTCTGGTCCAGAGAGAAAAGTCACCGGCATGTGTCCAGAAAGCTCTGCCTCTGAGCAAGAAGGGGACCCCTCAAGGACtccagagcagagggaagaggaaggaccGACTtcagagcagggggaggaggagggaccagTTCtagagcagggggaggaggagggaccaaCTCtagagcagggggaggaggagggactgactccagagcagggggaggaggagggactgactccagagcagggggaggaagagggactgACTTCAGAGCACGGGGAAGAGAAAGGTCTCACTccagagcagggggaggaggagggactgacttcagagcagggggaggaggagggactgactccagagcagggggaggaggaaggtctCACTccagagcagggggaggaggagggactgacttcagagcagggggaggaggagggactgaCTTCAGAGCACGGGGAAGAGAAAGGTCTCACTccagagcagggggaggaggagggactgacttcagagcagggggaggaggagggactgactccagagcagggggaggaagaggaactgactccagagcagggggaggaggagggactgaCTCCAGAGcacggggaggaggaggaggggccgcctccagagcagggggaggagaaAGACTCGACTCCAGGGCAGAAGGCAGAAGAAAGTTCTGACTTAGAAGATGAGAAGGTAGTGAAGAGTCTCACTTCCACAGAAATGAGGTTTAAAAAGCTCCCCACAGACAGGACAGATGGCTTTGGCCAAGACGACTTAGATTTCTAG